A genomic window from Vitis riparia cultivar Riparia Gloire de Montpellier isolate 1030 chromosome 16, EGFV_Vit.rip_1.0, whole genome shotgun sequence includes:
- the LOC117933809 gene encoding uncharacterized protein LOC117933809, translated as MENSSFLSYEKLNGMATWVGTSVASAFFASLERCSCINLSTADMDDDNDDGEEAKDRPLMLTNESPKSDVVNLPV; from the coding sequence ATGGAGAATTCCAGCTTCTTGTCCTACGAAAAGCTCAACGGTATGGCGACGTGGGTCGGCACCAGCGTGGCATCAGCCTTCTTCGCGTCTCTGGAGCGCTGCTCCTGCATCAATCTGTCCACGGCCGACATGGACGACGACAACGACGATGGGGAGGAGGCCAAGGACCGGCCTTTGATGCTCACCAATGAGTCCCCGAAAAGCGACGTCGTCAATCTTCCGGTTTGA